A stretch of Desulfotignum phosphitoxidans DSM 13687 DNA encodes these proteins:
- a CDS encoding HigA family addiction module antitoxin, protein MRKLSLRGERMRKLTRKPTHPGNILREDYLTPLSIKIKDMAEILGISRKTLSKIINERGCITPEMALRLSRAFDTSPDFWLNLQKNFDLWIAEQTSTEWQKVKPFPKHILHGNSTIISERIA, encoded by the coding sequence ATGAGAAAATTATCATTGAGAGGTGAGCGTATGAGAAAATTAACAAGAAAACCAACACATCCTGGTAATATTTTAAGGGAAGATTATTTAACACCTCTTTCTATTAAAATTAAAGATATGGCTGAAATCCTTGGCATTTCAAGAAAAACCCTGTCCAAAATAATCAACGAAAGAGGTTGTATTACACCGGAAATGGCCTTACGACTTTCTCGAGCTTTTGATACTTCTCCAGATTTTTGGCTAAATCTACAAAAAAATTTCGATTTATGGATTGCAGAACAAACCTCAACTGAATGGCAAAAAGTTAAACCTTTTCCCAAACATATATTGCACGGAAACTCAACTATTATCAGCGAACGAATTGCTTGA
- a CDS encoding ATP-binding protein encodes MASLNETPDKWSCRFHAGVSAMILGVCLVLMLGRPNPVSGEPHLKIGVPMGFPPFSYQDEGEKEVRGYSVDIMQILCTHLAVIPHYLVGRPEDLLFALTKGDIDLVIGVAPDLTRRRQTHTMEIIIYVKRHVFVYYPDGPGARAAIQPTKTVIVHGQPHLTTGRPNGSQDFIQARSVKEALMMVNAGLAKEFMDYSDDMATYLIGRYGLQNIRQTGVQMGRFPFTLMISNENQVLKSGLNQALGQAIKTGQLDQVRDKWLGKSYAAFLWEQFAPILMGSLSLAAGLMIFFLVWHISLKRKVTQITRELKISEERYRQLIESSPDMVFLIDRTGKIRMANTSAAEWLNIPEKELIGYDMKQLVTPEDTEKFHLFITHLFSDKMATLEIRLKNKAQKEITVEFLAATLKSTNTPPQLACCFARDLTQRKRMEQELIASERLATIGKMAAGVAHEVNNPIGIILAHTEDLISGELTGSEVEESLNAIRRNAIRAGSITRAILDQASSETAGKTHVDAARTVEACLYFLKPRLKKIIVIQDLTLEIHWIWGDENQLQQMFINLLLNAVESMNGEGTLRVSGTTVTDTVSDRHCIKIEDSGKGVPNKLRTQIFDPFFTRGKTQGVGLGLFVAQRIAAQHGGTICVHDSRLGGAALTVTLPSTSQKTTNEENHAFTDR; translated from the coding sequence ATGGCATCTTTGAATGAAACACCCGACAAATGGTCATGCCGGTTTCATGCCGGGGTATCTGCCATGATTCTGGGCGTGTGCCTGGTGCTGATGCTGGGCCGGCCAAACCCGGTTTCTGGGGAACCACATCTGAAAATCGGTGTGCCTATGGGGTTCCCGCCATTCTCCTATCAGGATGAAGGCGAAAAGGAAGTGCGGGGATACAGCGTGGATATAATGCAGATTTTGTGCACCCACCTGGCCGTGATTCCCCACTATCTGGTGGGACGGCCCGAAGACCTGCTTTTCGCCCTCACCAAAGGGGATATCGACCTGGTGATCGGTGTTGCCCCGGATTTAACCCGGCGCCGCCAGACCCACACCATGGAAATCATTATTTATGTGAAACGCCATGTGTTTGTCTATTATCCGGATGGTCCGGGGGCCCGGGCCGCCATCCAGCCGACGAAAACAGTTATTGTCCATGGCCAGCCCCATCTGACAACGGGCAGGCCGAATGGTTCTCAAGATTTCATTCAGGCACGGTCGGTCAAAGAAGCACTGATGATGGTCAATGCCGGTCTGGCCAAGGAATTCATGGATTATTCCGATGATATGGCCACATATCTCATCGGCAGATACGGGCTTCAGAACATCCGCCAGACCGGGGTGCAGATGGGGCGGTTTCCTTTCACTCTCATGATTTCCAACGAAAACCAGGTGTTGAAATCCGGACTGAATCAGGCCCTGGGTCAGGCCATTAAAACCGGACAGCTGGACCAGGTGCGGGATAAATGGCTGGGCAAAAGCTACGCTGCGTTTCTGTGGGAACAGTTCGCCCCGATACTGATGGGCAGCCTGTCTCTGGCAGCCGGGCTTATGATCTTTTTTTTGGTCTGGCATATCTCATTGAAGCGCAAGGTAACCCAGATCACCCGGGAACTGAAAATATCTGAGGAACGATACCGGCAGTTGATTGAATCCTCCCCGGACATGGTATTTCTCATCGACCGGACCGGAAAAATCCGGATGGCCAACACCAGTGCGGCGGAATGGCTCAATATTCCGGAAAAAGAATTGATCGGATATGACATGAAACAATTGGTGACCCCTGAAGATACTGAAAAATTTCATCTGTTTATCACCCATCTGTTTTCCGATAAAATGGCCACCCTTGAAATTCGGCTCAAGAACAAAGCCCAAAAAGAGATTACCGTGGAATTTCTTGCGGCCACACTTAAATCCACAAACACCCCCCCGCAACTGGCCTGCTGTTTCGCCCGGGACCTGACCCAACGCAAACGCATGGAACAGGAGCTGATCGCATCCGAAAGGCTGGCCACCATCGGTAAAATGGCCGCCGGTGTGGCCCATGAGGTGAACAATCCCATCGGTATTATTCTGGCACATACCGAAGATTTGATCAGTGGTGAACTCACCGGCAGTGAAGTGGAAGAAAGCCTGAACGCCATCCGGCGTAATGCCATCCGGGCCGGCAGCATCACCCGGGCCATTCTGGACCAGGCATCGTCGGAGACCGCGGGAAAAACGCACGTTGATGCAGCCAGGACCGTGGAGGCATGTCTGTACTTTTTAAAACCCCGACTGAAAAAAATCATTGTGATTCAGGACCTGACCCTGGAAATTCATTGGATATGGGGAGATGAAAACCAGTTGCAGCAGATGTTCATCAATCTTTTATTAAACGCCGTGGAAAGCATGAATGGCGAAGGAACGCTCCGGGTGAGCGGCACAACCGTCACAGACACAGTGTCTGACCGGCACTGCATCAAAATCGAAGACAGCGGCAAAGGTGTCCCAAACAAGCTGCGCACTCAAATTTTTGATCCGTTTTTCACCCGGGGAAAGACGCAAGGTGTGGGTCTGGGATTATTCGTGGCCCAGCGGATCGCCGCCCAGCATGGCGGTACTATTTGTGTGCATGACAGCCGTCTGGGGGGGGCGGCCTTGACGGTGACGCTGCCTTCGACTTCACAAAAGACAACCAACGAGGAAAATCATGCGTTTACTGATCGTTGA
- a CDS encoding type II toxin-antitoxin system RelE/ParE family toxin: MIKSFKHKGLEDFFYTGSKKGILPNHANRLERILDRLSAATEIKDMNYPGSFLHQLSGNKKGLYSVKVSGNWRVFFKFEDGDAYIVNYDDYH; the protein is encoded by the coding sequence ATGATAAAATCATTCAAACATAAAGGATTGGAGGATTTTTTTTATACAGGAAGTAAAAAAGGAATATTACCAAATCATGCAAACAGGCTTGAAAGAATTCTGGATCGATTGAGTGCAGCAACAGAAATTAAAGATATGAACTATCCAGGTTCCTTTCTTCATCAATTATCTGGAAACAAGAAAGGACTCTACTCTGTCAAAGTCTCTGGTAATTGGCGCGTATTCTTCAAATTTGAAGATGGTGATGCCTACATTGTGAACTATGATGATTATCATTGA
- the mgtE gene encoding magnesium transporter yields MNDSLKLPDNLFVPGQGDTPEYIDDKVLSNLCESEHPADLASQLSDLDLDQLVTIFSHMSPECCADVLTHMDYEDQREIAKELSNDVLALAITRMSSDDRVDLLQSMPEESSEILLRLLATTEREDIRRLSSYEEDTAGALMTSEYATLSPGLTARQAIDKLRLEAPNKETIYYSYVIDAQRRLLGLVSLRELILARPTVRIEKIMRRDPIFARVHDDQEEVARQMAKYDLLAMPVVNGKDALVGIITFDDVHDVIEEEATEDFHRMGSISSGTGADDLVDIGLRDATPWLLIRKRLPWLMALVFMNIFSGAGIAYYEDTIQATVALVFFLPLLIGSGGNAGAQSATLMVRALAIGDVMMKDWFRLLGKEVGIALAIGLCMALAVSFIGVFRGGMDVAVIVSMAMVCVVLFGSLLGMSLPFLLTRLKLDPATASAPLVTSVADIGGVIIYFGIASWYLGLHHAAI; encoded by the coding sequence GTGAACGATTCCCTCAAATTGCCGGATAATCTGTTTGTGCCCGGTCAGGGCGACACGCCTGAATATATCGATGACAAGGTGCTCTCAAACCTGTGCGAATCTGAACACCCGGCAGACCTGGCTTCCCAGTTGTCCGACCTGGACCTGGATCAGCTGGTCACAATTTTTTCACACATGTCCCCGGAATGCTGTGCCGATGTGCTCACGCATATGGATTACGAGGATCAGCGGGAGATCGCCAAAGAATTATCCAATGATGTCCTGGCCCTGGCCATCACCAGGATGTCCTCGGATGACCGGGTGGACCTGCTCCAGTCCATGCCCGAGGAAAGCAGTGAAATTCTGTTAAGGCTTCTGGCCACCACCGAGCGGGAGGATATCCGCCGCCTGTCCTCTTATGAAGAGGACACGGCCGGGGCCTTGATGACCAGTGAATATGCCACGTTGTCACCGGGCCTCACGGCCCGTCAGGCCATTGACAAACTCCGCCTGGAAGCCCCCAACAAGGAAACCATTTACTATTCATATGTGATCGACGCCCAGCGGCGGCTTCTGGGTCTGGTGTCGCTGCGGGAACTGATCCTGGCCCGGCCCACGGTCAGGATCGAAAAGATCATGCGAAGAGATCCCATATTCGCCCGGGTACACGACGACCAGGAAGAGGTGGCCCGGCAGATGGCCAAATACGATCTTCTGGCCATGCCCGTGGTCAACGGCAAGGACGCCCTGGTAGGTATCATTACGTTTGACGATGTCCATGATGTCATCGAGGAAGAAGCCACGGAGGACTTCCACCGCATGGGGTCCATCAGTTCAGGTACCGGGGCCGATGACCTGGTGGACATCGGTCTGCGGGACGCCACCCCCTGGCTGCTGATCCGGAAGCGGCTGCCCTGGCTGATGGCCCTGGTGTTCATGAATATTTTTTCCGGGGCCGGGATTGCCTATTATGAAGACACCATCCAGGCCACCGTGGCTTTAGTATTTTTTCTGCCGCTTCTCATCGGCAGCGGCGGTAATGCCGGTGCCCAGTCCGCCACCCTGATGGTGCGGGCCCTGGCCATCGGGGATGTCATGATGAAAGACTGGTTCCGGCTGCTGGGCAAGGAAGTGGGCATTGCCCTGGCCATCGGGTTATGCATGGCGTTGGCTGTGTCGTTTATCGGGGTTTTCCGGGGAGGGATGGATGTGGCCGTGATCGTGTCCATGGCCATGGTGTGCGTGGTGCTGTTCGGCAGTCTTCTGGGCATGTCCCTGCCGTTTCTGCTCACCCGGTTAAAACTGGACCCAGCCACGGCGTCCGCCCCTTTGGTGACGTCTGTGGCGGACATCGGCGGGGTCATCATCTATTTCGGCATTGCCTCCTGGTATTTAGGCCTTCACCACGCCGCCATCTGA
- a CDS encoding nicotinate phosphoribosyltransferase, translating to MQKNISYSGFKKSAVMPGPNDAALFTDLYELTMLQAYFHENMNRQAVFSLFVRRLPPERNFLLACGLDTVLAYLENLTFTRDSLDYLGSLGQFSDSFLEWLGHFRFTGSVRAVPEGTPVFANEPILEITASLPQAQLIETFVMNQIHLQTLLASKAWRVVTAAPGKTVVDFGARRMHGMDAALKAARAFHIAGVAATSNVLAGKLYDLPVTGTMAHSYIQAHDNETDAFKAFVSSFPETVLLVDTYDTLAGIQKVIELADTLGDDFRVKGVRLDSGDLLILSRKVRQALDNAGLRQVEIFVSGNLDEYRIADLIKAGAPINGFGVGTHMGVSLDVPCMDIVYKLCEYAGEGKLKLSRGKPVLPGAKQVFRTEQDGRFVKDIIGCMDENLPGRPLLERVMQNGQRLPAGFRDLNAIRNDAEIQTARLPEPIADIHPADPPFPVEISPTLTALQQQIKKTFLKQ from the coding sequence ATGCAAAAAAACATCTCATATTCCGGATTCAAAAAATCGGCTGTAATGCCCGGGCCCAATGACGCGGCATTGTTCACGGACCTGTATGAACTCACCATGCTCCAGGCCTATTTTCATGAAAACATGAACCGGCAAGCGGTATTCAGCCTATTTGTGCGCCGACTGCCTCCGGAACGGAACTTTCTTCTGGCCTGCGGCCTGGACACGGTGCTGGCGTATCTGGAAAATTTGACATTCACCCGGGACAGCCTGGATTATCTGGGCTCCCTGGGGCAGTTTTCCGACTCCTTTCTTGAGTGGCTGGGCCATTTCCGGTTCACCGGCAGTGTCCGGGCCGTGCCCGAAGGCACCCCCGTATTTGCCAATGAACCCATTCTGGAAATCACGGCCTCCCTGCCCCAGGCTCAGCTCATCGAGACCTTTGTCATGAACCAGATCCACTTGCAGACCCTGCTGGCATCCAAGGCATGGCGGGTGGTGACCGCAGCCCCGGGGAAGACCGTGGTGGATTTCGGTGCCCGGCGGATGCACGGCATGGATGCGGCTCTCAAAGCGGCCCGGGCGTTTCATATCGCCGGAGTGGCCGCCACTTCCAATGTGCTGGCCGGAAAACTGTACGATCTGCCCGTGACCGGTACCATGGCCCACAGCTATATCCAGGCCCATGATAATGAAACAGACGCGTTCAAGGCCTTTGTATCCAGCTTTCCGGAAACCGTGCTCCTGGTGGACACCTATGACACTTTGGCCGGCATTCAAAAAGTCATTGAACTGGCAGACACTTTGGGAGATGATTTCAGGGTCAAAGGGGTGCGCCTGGATTCCGGGGACCTGTTGATCCTGTCCCGGAAGGTCCGTCAGGCCCTGGATAACGCCGGTCTCCGACAGGTGGAAATCTTTGTCAGCGGCAACCTGGACGAGTACCGAATCGCCGATTTGATCAAAGCCGGCGCCCCCATCAACGGGTTCGGTGTGGGCACCCACATGGGCGTATCCCTGGATGTGCCGTGCATGGATATCGTATATAAACTGTGTGAATATGCCGGTGAAGGAAAACTGAAACTGTCCAGGGGCAAACCGGTTCTGCCCGGAGCCAAGCAGGTGTTCCGCACAGAACAGGACGGCCGGTTTGTCAAAGACATCATCGGATGCATGGATGAAAATCTGCCTGGCCGGCCTTTGCTGGAACGAGTGATGCAAAACGGACAGCGCCTGCCGGCAGGCTTCCGGGACCTGAACGCCATCCGGAATGATGCTGAAATACAAACCGCCCGGCTGCCGGAACCCATTGCAGACATTCATCCGGCAGATCCGCCTTTTCCCGTGGAAATCAGCCCCACACTGACCGCGTTGCAGCAGCAGATCAAAAAGACTTTTTTGAAACAATAA
- a CDS encoding ABC transporter substrate-binding protein produces the protein MKELLRKTLCVLAGAMLLLGSVSVQASETPEKVTVIYGGSSWLGHYPAWVGIEKGLFQKHGLGVLFQNFYASSGRMGSLVAGDLDVAATGSISAIALMAAGSKGFMAFATPDSYATVEGIIANDNIKTIADLKGKRIAAPFASSAHVLVLDILEQHGLDPEKDLTLLNLKVNEMPAAMGSGEIDACAAWTPHFNKLLDMPGNHLLVDDTEFSLYKKYKLGPGPDLLVVRKEFAQKFPNTCKAFVKGYFEAVDMLINDPEESAKVLVKLTNLSMEDQMTVLQDISWIPGQEQRALMVDPGDFVTGMQQLAEFLVKHKQIDNAPAVQEWIVESMVP, from the coding sequence ATGAAGGAACTGTTAAGAAAAACCTTGTGTGTCCTGGCTGGCGCCATGCTGTTGCTGGGAAGTGTCAGTGTTCAGGCAAGCGAAACCCCGGAAAAGGTTACCGTGATTTACGGGGGGTCTTCCTGGCTGGGACATTATCCGGCATGGGTGGGCATTGAAAAAGGATTGTTCCAGAAACACGGCCTGGGCGTGTTGTTTCAGAATTTTTATGCCTCTTCCGGACGAATGGGCTCTCTGGTGGCAGGGGATCTGGATGTGGCCGCCACAGGCAGCATTTCAGCCATTGCATTGATGGCTGCCGGATCCAAAGGATTCATGGCCTTTGCCACGCCGGACTCCTATGCCACAGTGGAAGGGATCATTGCCAATGATAACATTAAAACCATTGCGGATCTCAAAGGAAAACGCATTGCCGCCCCGTTTGCCTCCAGTGCCCATGTGCTGGTGCTGGATATCCTGGAACAGCACGGCCTGGATCCTGAAAAGGATCTGACCCTGCTGAACCTGAAAGTCAATGAAATGCCTGCGGCCATGGGCTCCGGTGAGATCGATGCCTGTGCGGCCTGGACCCCGCATTTCAACAAACTGCTGGACATGCCCGGCAATCATCTGCTGGTGGATGATACGGAATTCAGCCTGTATAAAAAATATAAACTCGGCCCCGGGCCGGATCTTCTGGTGGTGAGAAAAGAGTTTGCACAAAAATTTCCCAACACCTGTAAAGCGTTTGTCAAAGGATATTTTGAAGCTGTGGACATGCTCATCAATGACCCGGAAGAAAGCGCAAAGGTGCTGGTAAAACTCACCAACTTAAGCATGGAAGACCAGATGACCGTGCTTCAGGACATTTCCTGGATTCCGGGTCAAGAGCAGCGGGCTCTGATGGTGGATCCCGGCGACTTTGTCACCGGCATGCAGCAGCTGGCTGAATTTCTGGTGAAGCACAAACAGATCGACAACGCCCCGGCGGTTCAAGAATGGATCGTAGAATCCATGGTCCCTTAA
- the cmoB gene encoding tRNA 5-methoxyuridine(34)/uridine 5-oxyacetic acid(34) synthase CmoB has protein sequence MTGLCDSMRFFLSPYQLAALAPYTDEIAGLIEEKQAVLAHPKGNFRKYLNVVNHLPDSVVSMTRLDAPAVSAGTPADISGEERQQLEALLKQLSPWRKGPFNLFGIHVDAEWRSDMKWDRVAPHLPDLTGKRILDIGASNGYYMFRMAARNPELVLGLEPQSAFFCQYLAVQKYVNQKNVACLPATHEELPQMTGFFDLVFCMGILYHRRSPLDMLKEIHDCLKPSAGTLVLENLVLEGKNHVCLFPENRYAKMRNIYFIPDLAVMESWLVRAGFKDIQCLDVTPTTRAEQRKTDWIQTESLSDFLDPCDPAKTVEGYPGPVRAVFMART, from the coding sequence GTGACGGGGTTGTGTGACAGCATGCGCTTTTTTTTATCCCCATATCAGCTGGCAGCGCTGGCACCCTACACGGATGAGATTGCCGGGCTCATTGAAGAAAAACAGGCAGTTCTGGCCCATCCCAAGGGAAATTTTCGTAAATACCTGAATGTGGTGAATCACCTGCCGGATTCCGTGGTGTCAATGACCCGTCTGGATGCCCCGGCCGTGAGTGCCGGAACGCCCGCCGATATTTCCGGAGAGGAGCGGCAGCAGCTGGAAGCCTTGCTCAAACAGCTCAGTCCCTGGCGAAAAGGCCCGTTCAACCTGTTCGGGATCCATGTGGATGCGGAATGGCGCTCAGACATGAAATGGGACCGGGTGGCTCCCCATCTGCCGGATCTGACCGGGAAACGCATCCTGGATATCGGCGCCAGCAACGGGTATTACATGTTTCGCATGGCTGCACGCAACCCGGAGCTGGTCCTGGGCCTGGAACCCCAGAGCGCATTTTTCTGCCAGTACCTGGCCGTCCAGAAGTATGTGAATCAAAAGAACGTGGCCTGTCTGCCGGCCACCCATGAAGAACTGCCGCAGATGACCGGGTTTTTTGATCTGGTGTTCTGCATGGGGATTTTATACCATCGCCGGTCTCCTTTGGACATGCTCAAAGAGATTCACGACTGTTTGAAACCTTCTGCCGGCACCCTGGTGCTGGAAAACCTGGTGCTGGAAGGAAAAAATCATGTGTGCCTGTTTCCTGAAAACCGGTATGCCAAGATGCGAAATATCTATTTTATTCCGGATCTGGCAGTCATGGAGTCCTGGCTGGTCCGGGCCGGATTCAAAGATATCCAGTGCCTGGATGTCACCCCCACCACCCGGGCGGAGCAGCGCAAAACCGACTGGATTCAGACGGAATCTTTGAGCGATTTTCTGGATCCTTGTGATCCGGCAAAAACGGTGGAAGGGTATCCGGGGCCCGTGCGGGCCGTGTTCATGGCCCGCACCTGA
- a CDS encoding P1 family peptidase, with the protein MKEIQINEIKGFKIGHAQNHDGGTGCTAIICEAGAFAGADVRGSGPASRESELLKPLSIAQQIHCVMLSGGSAYGLAAGDGAMQFLEEKGVGFDVGVGVVPLVCGASLFDLVVGDPTCRPDKKMGYKACEAAGTKQVAQGNVGAGTGATVGKFLGMDRMMKSGLGTFALEIDTVQCGAIVAVNALGDVIDYDTGRPIAGILTEDKTALASTREIMYKEIARQRDVFSGNTTIGCILTNAKLTKNQANKLAAVAHNGFAKAISPVHTSVDGDTIFVLATGEVDANLDALGVLSTEVMARAINEAARSAQPAYGLKTAADFLG; encoded by the coding sequence ATGAAAGAGATTCAGATCAATGAGATCAAAGGATTTAAAATCGGTCATGCACAAAATCATGACGGGGGAACCGGGTGCACTGCCATTATTTGCGAGGCAGGTGCCTTTGCCGGGGCCGATGTCAGGGGAAGCGGGCCTGCCAGCAGGGAATCTGAACTGTTAAAGCCGTTGAGTATTGCCCAGCAGATTCATTGTGTCATGCTCAGCGGAGGCAGCGCCTATGGCCTTGCGGCCGGGGATGGGGCCATGCAATTTCTGGAAGAAAAAGGCGTGGGGTTTGATGTGGGGGTAGGGGTTGTGCCTTTGGTGTGCGGGGCGTCCCTTTTTGACCTGGTGGTGGGAGACCCCACATGCCGGCCAGATAAAAAAATGGGGTACAAAGCCTGTGAGGCTGCCGGAACAAAACAGGTGGCCCAGGGAAATGTCGGGGCAGGTACAGGGGCCACAGTGGGTAAGTTTTTAGGAATGGACCGCATGATGAAAAGCGGACTTGGCACCTTTGCCCTTGAAATCGACACCGTACAATGCGGGGCCATAGTGGCCGTGAATGCCCTGGGTGATGTCATTGATTATGATACGGGCAGGCCCATCGCAGGCATACTTACAGAAGATAAAACGGCCCTGGCAAGCACCCGGGAAATTATGTACAAAGAGATTGCCCGGCAAAGGGATGTCTTTAGCGGCAATACAACCATCGGATGTATTCTTACCAATGCAAAGCTCACCAAGAACCAGGCCAATAAGCTGGCTGCCGTTGCACATAATGGATTTGCCAAGGCCATCAGCCCGGTCCATACTTCAGTGGACGGGGATACCATCTTTGTACTGGCCACAGGAGAGGTGGATGCAAACCTGGATGCCCTTGGGGTTTTATCTACGGAAGTCATGGCCCGGGCTATTAACGAGGCTGCAAGAAGCGCCCAACCCGCCTATGGATTAAAAACGGCGGCTGATTTTTTAGGTTAG
- the cmoA gene encoding carboxy-S-adenosyl-L-methionine synthase CmoA — protein sequence MTRDRVFAVKRRQIQPFSFNREVAEVFEDMLVRSVPLYRESIRRQAELARRFYQPGTRIYDLGCSHGNFGVRLQALFMQTSFTLVGVDTSRPMLEKYRNRLAPPEPGRCIHLVCGRMEDIRITNASVVVINLTLQFLNPSKRENLIQQIFSGMVPGGILLLMEKTVHPEPALHHLQLDVYQQFKRENGYSDLEISQKRDALEKVLIPDTLDTHFQRLYRAGFSQVDVWLKWFNFSAIMAVKQGGTPGVFMDR from the coding sequence ATGACACGCGACCGGGTATTTGCCGTAAAACGCAGACAGATTCAGCCTTTTTCCTTTAACCGGGAAGTCGCGGAGGTGTTTGAGGATATGCTGGTCCGGTCCGTGCCTTTGTACCGGGAGAGCATCCGCCGCCAGGCGGAACTGGCCCGGCGGTTTTATCAGCCCGGCACCCGGATCTATGATCTGGGCTGTTCCCACGGCAATTTCGGGGTCCGGCTCCAGGCATTGTTCATGCAAACTTCGTTTACCCTGGTGGGGGTGGATACTTCCCGGCCCATGCTGGAAAAATACAGAAACCGGCTGGCGCCGCCCGAGCCGGGCCGATGTATTCATCTGGTCTGTGGCCGTATGGAAGATATCCGCATCACAAATGCGTCCGTGGTGGTGATCAACCTGACGTTACAGTTTCTGAACCCTTCCAAAAGAGAGAACCTGATCCAGCAAATATTTTCCGGGATGGTGCCCGGCGGCATCCTGCTGCTCATGGAAAAAACCGTTCACCCGGAACCGGCCCTGCATCACCTGCAACTGGATGTTTACCAGCAGTTCAAACGGGAAAACGGATATTCTGACCTGGAGATCAGCCAGAAAAGAGATGCCCTGGAAAAAGTGCTGATTCCCGACACCCTGGACACCCATTTCCAGCGCCTGTACCGGGCCGGGTTCAGCCAGGTGGATGTGTGGCTCAAATGGTTTAACTTCAGTGCCATCATGGCGGTGAAACAAGGAGGCACACCCGGTGTTTTCATGGACAGGTGA
- a CDS encoding sigma-54-dependent transcriptional regulator gives MRLLIVEDEPEMLLFLKRFFQRKGYTVTAVASGEDAWTAVSETEYDLVISDLVLEKMSGMELLKKTRAIDKDLPFIIITGAGTIESAVEAIKLGAFHYVTKPFQRRELEITVQRALEFGMMNRRISKLTEKTDMENNLFLIGKTRQMNKIVSIIEKIADSDTPVLIQGETGTGKTMFARHIHALSRRGEGPFVTIDCGAIMPSLLESELFGHVKGAFTGAIRAKRGLLEEACNGTVFLDEIGELPPQTQVKLLRAIQEKEIRPVGGNQIIHIDVRFISATNRDLKQEVKTGGFREDLFYRLSLIPLYLPPLRERREDLLQFVAQFVREFNQRHNKQVIQLSPAVLQTIMNLPWKGNIRELKNVIERAVLLSDGPVIDSECLGAGGMDPQILTLDTREDVDESGEPLLLKKTVEEAEKAAIRRALRLSEGNRSKAALFLGIGRRTLYDKLAHYQIEKDH, from the coding sequence ATGCGTTTACTGATCGTTGAAGATGAACCGGAAATGCTGCTGTTTCTGAAACGGTTTTTTCAGAGAAAAGGCTACACCGTCACTGCGGTGGCCAGTGGTGAAGACGCCTGGACCGCTGTATCGGAAACCGAGTATGACCTGGTGATATCCGACTTGGTGCTGGAAAAGATGAGCGGCATGGAATTGCTGAAAAAAACCCGGGCCATTGACAAGGATCTGCCCTTTATCATCATTACGGGTGCCGGGACCATTGAAAGTGCCGTGGAAGCCATTAAATTGGGCGCATTTCATTATGTCACCAAGCCGTTCCAGCGCCGGGAACTGGAGATAACCGTCCAGCGGGCACTGGAATTCGGCATGATGAACCGCCGCATCTCCAAACTCACAGAAAAAACGGATATGGAAAACAACCTGTTTCTCATCGGAAAAACCCGGCAGATGAACAAGATTGTCAGCATCATCGAAAAAATCGCTGATTCCGACACCCCCGTTTTGATCCAGGGAGAGACCGGCACGGGCAAAACCATGTTTGCAAGGCATATCCATGCCTTAAGCCGCCGGGGGGAAGGACCGTTTGTCACCATCGACTGCGGGGCCATCATGCCGAGTCTGCTGGAAAGCGAGCTGTTCGGGCATGTCAAGGGTGCGTTCACCGGCGCCATCCGGGCCAAACGGGGATTGCTGGAAGAAGCTTGCAACGGCACGGTATTTCTGGATGAGATCGGTGAACTGCCGCCCCAGACCCAGGTCAAGCTGCTGCGGGCCATCCAGGAAAAAGAGATCCGTCCCGTGGGTGGCAATCAGATCATTCATATCGATGTGCGGTTCATTTCCGCCACCAACCGGGACCTGAAACAGGAAGTCAAAACCGGCGGTTTCAGGGAGGATCTGTTCTACCGCCTGTCTTTGATTCCATTGTATCTGCCGCCTCTGCGGGAACGAAGAGAAGATTTACTGCAGTTTGTGGCCCAGTTTGTCCGGGAGTTCAACCAACGCCACAACAAGCAGGTGATCCAGCTGAGCCCGGCAGTGCTTCAGACCATCATGAATCTGCCATGGAAAGGTAATATCCGTGAACTGAAAAACGTGATTGAACGGGCAGTTCTTTTATCGGACGGCCCGGTCATTGATTCAGAATGTCTGGGCGCCGGTGGGATGGACCCCCAAATTCTGACCCTTGACACCCGGGAAGACGTTGATGAATCAGGTGAACCTTTGTTGTTGAAAAAAACGGTGGAAGAAGCGGAAAAAGCAGCCATTCGCCGGGCTCTGCGCCTGTCCGAAGGGAACCGGTCCAAGGCCGCCCTGTTTCTGGGTATCGGCCGGCGGACCCTGTATGACAAGCTGGCCCATTATCAGATTGAAAAGGATCACTAA